Proteins encoded within one genomic window of Amycolatopsis sp. 2-15:
- a CDS encoding DUF2891 domain-containing protein — MTSRRETQLLARAAEYSAAALRNIRKEFPNDIRSTMRFAGDFPNRPRDLYPAFYGCFDWHSCVEMHWLLVRLLRTIPDAVPADDIRTALNEHFTADALKGEAETFRTKGSRARPYGWGWALMLHHEIAGWDDPDAQTWSANLAPLSAAVTDAFLGWLPKQTYPVRTGAHNNSAFGLSRALPYARSQTENPALLTAIQDAATRWFSADTDYPAGWEPSGADFLSPALTEAELQASLLSRTDFAAWFDRFLPELPAALLTPATVSDDSDGQIAHLRGLNLSRAWCLLRVADSLPAADPRQPLLISAVEAHADPELDHVSGSDYMVEHWLACYAVLYLTAGSRDQAGRAPQRAET, encoded by the coding sequence ATGACATCCCGCCGAGAGACCCAGCTGCTTGCCCGAGCCGCCGAGTACAGCGCGGCCGCGCTGCGCAACATCAGGAAAGAGTTCCCCAACGACATCCGCAGCACGATGCGGTTCGCGGGGGACTTCCCGAACCGTCCGCGCGACCTGTATCCCGCCTTCTACGGCTGCTTCGACTGGCATTCCTGCGTCGAGATGCACTGGCTGCTCGTCCGGCTGCTCCGCACAATCCCGGACGCCGTACCCGCCGACGACATCCGGACCGCGCTCAACGAGCACTTCACCGCCGACGCCCTCAAGGGTGAAGCCGAAACGTTCCGGACCAAAGGATCAAGAGCCCGCCCCTACGGCTGGGGCTGGGCGCTGATGCTCCACCACGAAATCGCCGGCTGGGACGACCCCGACGCCCAAACCTGGTCGGCCAACCTCGCACCCCTGTCGGCGGCCGTCACCGACGCCTTCCTCGGCTGGCTGCCCAAACAGACGTACCCCGTCCGCACCGGCGCGCACAACAACAGCGCCTTCGGTCTCTCCCGGGCCCTGCCGTATGCCAGGAGCCAAACCGAAAACCCAGCCCTCCTCACCGCCATCCAAGACGCCGCCACCCGCTGGTTCAGCGCCGACACAGACTACCCCGCAGGCTGGGAACCCTCCGGTGCCGACTTCCTCTCGCCCGCCCTCACCGAAGCGGAGCTGCAGGCGAGCCTCCTGTCACGAACAGACTTCGCCGCCTGGTTCGACCGGTTCCTCCCCGAGCTCCCCGCCGCGCTCCTCACCCCGGCCACCGTGTCCGACGACAGTGACGGCCAGATCGCCCACCTCCGCGGCCTCAACCTCAGCCGCGCCTGGTGCCTGCTGCGCGTGGCCGACAGCCTCCCCGCCGCCGACCCGCGCCAGCCCCTCCTGATCTCCGCCGTCGAAGCCCACGCGGACCCGGAGCTCGACCACGTCAGCGGCAGCGACTACATGGTCGAACACTGGCTCGCCTGCTACGCCGTGCTGTACCTGACCGCCGGCTCGCGCGACCAGGCAGGAAGGGCCCCGCAACGCGCGGAAACCTAA
- a CDS encoding VOC family protein: MAYDFQVTVDSAEPHTQADWWAETLGWTAEPSDEAFIREMIAKGYAMESDTTVHRGALVWREGAAISHPETSRRVLFQLVPEGKTVKNRLHLDVRVGGPENMEDESAKLQARGATFLHRGSQGPNRWITLADPEGNEFCIG, encoded by the coding sequence ATGGCGTATGACTTCCAGGTGACCGTGGACTCCGCGGAACCGCACACCCAGGCCGACTGGTGGGCCGAGACGCTCGGCTGGACCGCCGAACCCAGCGACGAGGCCTTCATCCGCGAGATGATCGCCAAGGGCTACGCAATGGAGTCCGACACCACGGTCCACCGGGGCGCTTTGGTCTGGCGCGAAGGCGCGGCGATCTCCCACCCGGAGACGTCGCGCCGCGTTCTGTTCCAGCTCGTACCCGAAGGCAAGACCGTGAAAAACCGCCTCCACCTCGACGTCCGCGTCGGCGGCCCGGAGAACATGGAGGACGAGTCCGCCAAACTCCAGGCCAGGGGCGCGACGTTCCTGCACCGGGGCTCTCAGGGGCCGAACCGCTGGATCACGTTGGCGGACCCGGAGGGCAACGAATTCTGCATCGGTTGA